The following proteins come from a genomic window of Pirellula staleyi DSM 6068:
- a CDS encoding chemotaxis response regulator protein-glutamate methylesterase produces the protein MTAKIRVLVVDDSTIIRRLVTDILSADPEIEVVGTAPDGQVALAKLGTLAAEVVTLDIEMPVMDGLETLVHLRKTYPRLPVIMFSTLTSSGAVATLDALARGATDYVTKPANVGSVTEAMQHVRSLLIPKIKTLARSAHLAALSETRASLSQATPTVHRLATIRPTISKPVVPPTLIGIGVSTGGPNALAELLPRLPKNLSVPIVVVQHMPPIFTKHLAERLDAVSAVRVVEASDGELLQSGSVYLAPGGHHLEVMRGERGLELRIVDTPPENSCRPAVDVLFRSIARTCGAASIGCILTGMGRDGLKGCEAMVQAGARIFVQDQPSSVVWGMPGVVAEAGLAEKVVPLVGFPFELQQAVRHSTVAPSLVRS, from the coding sequence ATGACTGCCAAGATTCGTGTGCTGGTGGTCGACGATTCGACGATCATTCGGCGTCTTGTCACCGATATTCTGTCAGCCGACCCAGAAATCGAAGTGGTCGGAACTGCTCCCGATGGTCAAGTAGCACTTGCTAAGCTCGGTACACTTGCAGCCGAAGTGGTGACGCTCGACATCGAAATGCCGGTGATGGATGGCCTCGAAACACTCGTGCATTTGCGAAAAACGTATCCACGTTTGCCGGTGATCATGTTCAGCACCCTCACTTCGAGTGGCGCGGTGGCAACTCTCGATGCATTAGCCCGTGGCGCAACCGACTATGTCACTAAACCTGCCAATGTCGGGAGTGTGACCGAAGCGATGCAGCATGTCCGGTCACTTTTGATTCCGAAGATCAAGACACTGGCGCGAAGTGCCCATCTGGCGGCATTAAGTGAAACTCGAGCGAGCCTTTCGCAAGCCACACCAACTGTACATCGGCTAGCAACAATCAGGCCGACGATTAGCAAACCGGTCGTCCCTCCCACATTGATTGGGATCGGGGTTTCGACCGGTGGCCCGAATGCGCTGGCCGAGCTATTGCCGAGGCTGCCGAAGAACCTGTCAGTGCCAATCGTGGTAGTGCAGCATATGCCCCCGATATTTACCAAACATTTAGCCGAGCGACTCGATGCTGTCTCGGCGGTGCGTGTGGTGGAAGCGAGCGATGGCGAATTGCTGCAGAGCGGCTCGGTCTATCTCGCTCCCGGTGGTCACCATTTGGAAGTGATGCGAGGCGAGCGTGGGCTCGAGCTTCGAATCGTAGACACCCCTCCCGAAAACTCGTGTCGTCCGGCAGTCGATGTTCTGTTTCGCTCGATCGCTCGCACCTGTGGCGCAGCGTCGATCGGTTGCATTTTGACGGGGATGGGGCGCGATGGTTTGAAGGGGTGCGAAGCGATGGTGCAAGCCGGCGCTCGCATCTTTGTGCAAGATCAGCCGAGCAGTGTGGTGTGGGGCATGCCTGGCGTAGTAGCCGAGGCGGGCCTCGCGGAAAAAGTGGTGCCACTGGTCGGTTTTCCGTTTGAGTTGCAGCAGGCAGTTCGCCACAGTACCGTCGCCCCCTCGCTGGTCAGGAGTTAG
- a CDS encoding protein-glutamate O-methyltransferase CheR, translated as MTTASLVSPPISNFEFLASFIGKRTGIVLEPEKAYLVDARLAPIARQANFASIDAMVGALRLGSSPQLERAVLDAMTTNETSFFRDAHPFEALRLEILPDLVEQRAKQRALSIWSAACSTGQEAYTISMILREHFPQLSTWNLQILGTDICHQVLERAREAKYNQTEMNRGLPATLLVKYFERQGIHWSVRPELKSMVRFQELNLIEKFPPLPQFDVIFLRNVLIYFSMETKRAILTRLHSQLRPDGYLVLGGAETTCGLDQLFKRVSLKQSYVFRKASLPS; from the coding sequence ATGACAACCGCAAGCCTGGTCTCCCCTCCGATTTCGAACTTCGAATTCCTGGCGAGCTTTATTGGAAAACGCACGGGCATCGTGCTGGAGCCTGAGAAGGCCTACCTCGTCGATGCACGCTTAGCACCGATCGCGCGGCAGGCCAATTTTGCGTCGATCGATGCGATGGTCGGTGCGTTGCGGCTCGGTTCATCGCCGCAACTCGAGCGGGCTGTGCTCGACGCCATGACGACGAATGAAACAAGTTTCTTTCGCGATGCTCATCCGTTTGAAGCGCTGCGGCTCGAGATTTTGCCCGATCTCGTCGAGCAGCGTGCCAAACAACGCGCGCTATCGATTTGGTCGGCGGCCTGCTCGACAGGGCAAGAGGCATACACCATCAGCATGATCCTGCGCGAGCATTTTCCGCAGCTCTCTACCTGGAATCTGCAGATTCTGGGAACCGATATCTGTCATCAAGTGCTCGAGCGTGCTCGGGAAGCCAAGTACAACCAAACCGAGATGAATCGCGGGCTTCCGGCAACACTGCTCGTAAAATACTTCGAGCGGCAAGGGATTCACTGGAGCGTGCGACCAGAGCTGAAGTCAATGGTCCGTTTTCAAGAGCTCAATCTGATCGAGAAGTTCCCACCGCTGCCGCAGTTTGACGTGATTTTTCTGCGGAATGTGTTGATCTATTTTTCGATGGAAACCAAGCGCGCGATTCTTACGCGGCTACATAGTCAGCTTCGACCCGATGGCTATTTAGTCCTGGGAGGAGCTGAGACCACTTGTGGTCTCGATCAGCTGTTCAAGCGAGTTTCTCTCAAACAATCGTATGTATTTCGCAAAGCCTCTCTTCCTTCCTGA
- a CDS encoding chemotaxis protein CheX, producing MTIQCTNDDLVAITQNIVETVLHATLHLGEPAPAVQYALSGCIQLAGAWQGAVILDCSDEFAAQAAAAMFGLAPDAVEPQDKIDTVAELVNMLGGNIKSILPGPSFLALPTVTAGEDYKIEVPSATCESMIELGSSIGALRFSIWRVGST from the coding sequence ATGACGATTCAATGCACAAATGATGATCTTGTGGCGATCACACAGAACATCGTTGAGACCGTACTGCATGCCACGCTGCACCTTGGTGAGCCAGCCCCTGCGGTGCAGTACGCACTTAGCGGCTGTATTCAACTGGCTGGAGCTTGGCAAGGGGCGGTGATCCTCGACTGCAGCGACGAATTTGCAGCGCAGGCCGCGGCTGCTATGTTTGGTCTCGCGCCCGACGCTGTAGAGCCACAAGACAAGATCGACACCGTCGCTGAACTCGTCAACATGCTTGGTGGAAACATCAAGTCGATCTTGCCGGGGCCTTCGTTCCTGGCCCTTCCCACGGTGACAGCGGGGGAGGATTACAAGATTGAAGTTCCGAGCGCCACCTGCGAATCGATGATCGAGCTAGGAAGCAGTATCGGCGCGCTCCGATTTTCGATTTGGCGTGTCGGCTCAACCTAA
- a CDS encoding glycosyltransferase, protein MPRRALSDVSPRDTIYNVTMPIPFTVLIAVAGNQPLLARTLDSLAGCELPAGYTRTIVVENGPKSGIESVARCAARQLRVEYFYSAIPNKSNALNCALSEIRTGLVFLSDDDVRLAPQTLTSYADAAAQVSGKCYFGGPLETDIESGEIPQSLIQFLPRTARGMRLSYDRPTKLNRFFFLGPNWAAMAEDLIRINGFDSRFGPGAVTGSVGNETDAQRRLMDAGVRPCYVPQALAWHWVRENCLSDDWILHRAFRHGLEWGIVRGRLLQQRPLKRWLIRGLEVFDRIKAKLKRLQGDRIAQLEAAYRLAVWEGRHAGFKIAKQWDSLQRMPFPELSPMCDERSAAPMLDRAA, encoded by the coding sequence ATGCCACGCCGAGCCCTAAGCGACGTTTCGCCTCGAGACACCATCTACAACGTCACGATGCCAATTCCCTTTACTGTGCTGATCGCTGTTGCAGGGAATCAACCTCTGCTCGCTCGAACCCTCGATTCACTCGCAGGGTGTGAGCTTCCAGCTGGTTACACACGTACCATCGTCGTCGAAAATGGCCCCAAGTCGGGCATTGAATCGGTGGCTCGATGTGCGGCACGTCAGCTTCGCGTCGAGTATTTCTACTCGGCCATTCCCAATAAAAGTAACGCCCTGAACTGCGCGCTCTCTGAAATCCGGACGGGTCTGGTGTTTCTGTCGGACGACGATGTTCGACTGGCACCACAAACGCTCACCAGCTACGCCGATGCTGCCGCCCAAGTGAGTGGCAAATGCTATTTCGGTGGACCTTTAGAGACCGACATCGAGTCGGGAGAGATTCCTCAATCGCTGATTCAGTTTCTGCCGCGTACCGCGCGGGGAATGCGTTTGTCCTACGATCGTCCGACGAAACTCAATCGCTTTTTCTTTCTCGGGCCAAACTGGGCTGCGATGGCGGAAGATTTGATTCGTATCAACGGATTCGACTCGCGATTTGGCCCCGGCGCTGTCACGGGAAGTGTGGGGAACGAGACCGATGCTCAGCGACGCTTGATGGACGCGGGTGTTCGCCCTTGCTACGTGCCGCAAGCGCTGGCTTGGCACTGGGTGCGAGAAAATTGTTTAAGCGACGACTGGATTTTGCATCGAGCCTTTCGCCACGGACTCGAATGGGGCATTGTGCGTGGACGTTTGCTGCAACAGCGTCCGCTCAAGCGGTGGCTGATTCGTGGGCTCGAAGTTTTTGATCGAATCAAGGCGAAGCTGAAGCGTCTGCAAGGTGATCGAATCGCGCAGCTCGAAGCTGCTTACCGCCTGGCCGTTTGGGAAGGTCGTCACGCGGGATTCAAAATCGCCAAGCAATGGGATTCGCTCCAGCGGATGCCATTTCCTGAACTCTCGCCGATGTGCGACGAAAGATCTGCAGCCCCAATGCTCGACCGCGCTGCCTAG
- a CDS encoding PSD1 and planctomycete cytochrome C domain-containing protein, producing the protein MEKLSRIFGLALVVALVPSILAWGADPKPEFDPAHAEKMAEGLELFKSQVRTVLIDHCIDCHGGAEVESGLDLATRKGLLRGGSHGPAIVSGKSDDSNLVRLIAHKEEPKMPEGGERLPDVAIAAVSKWIDLGAPYDKPLVDNPRDPDSWTTTVVDAKSREFWSFQPLQATAPPAVKNGSWPQGPIDQFVLAKLEEKNLAPAAKADRRTLIRRAYFDLIGLPPSPEEVEAFAQDASPDAFEKVINKLLDNPHYGERWGRHWLDVARFAESHGFEQDYDRPYAYHYRDFVIKALAMDMPFDQFVRWQLAGDELAPQDPLAMMATGFLGAGVFPTQITANEVERTRYDSLDDMASTTTSAMLGLSVGCARCHDHKFDPIPQADYYRMAAIFTTTVRSNLDLDLDPAGYQKKLESFTKEHQPLADALAKYESEVLKKQAATWLDSTAAAELRSSTPWQVAKIEKIESSGKSTFTVQPDDSVLASGTNADFDTYTFEVALPKFAVRAIRLEAMADASLPHQGPGRAENGNFALTDLSVVHRSAAKGEAAQLKLLDPKFTFEQPGLSARFTIDSDARSGWAVDPQFGRNHVLVYPLADALPIAEGKLQFTLKFENNKKHQIGRLRISLSGNDPQTLDAATGEGLPADLINALATPADKRTERDLAAAVQWLKRDDVQWKLLADVVAQHDKKRPQPHLAKVMVCSEGVTPIRHHTQGADFFTETFFLKRGDCDQKMGVAQPGYLQVLTRASGGEAHWAITPPAGARTSHRRAALAAWITDTEAGAGHLLARVIANRLWHHHFGRGIVSTPNDFGVQGVKPTHPELLDYLALDLMKNGWRLKSLHRAIMLSATYQQGSAWNEEAAKIDPENNLRWRWNPRRMEAEIVRDNILAAGGLLDSTMFGPGSLDDNHQRRSIYFTIKRSRLIPMMQLFDQPEPLVSVGGRPSTTVAPQALALLNSTIVRKSAVSLGKQLSTLEDQSWESLVDRGYLLTVSRLPDASERAATAEFLAAQTKSYEAAGKSNARELALADFAQVLMGLSEFVYIP; encoded by the coding sequence ATGGAGAAGCTCAGCCGAATTTTTGGATTGGCCTTGGTTGTGGCACTCGTTCCCAGCATTCTCGCTTGGGGTGCCGATCCGAAGCCGGAATTCGATCCAGCGCACGCTGAGAAAATGGCGGAAGGGCTCGAACTCTTTAAGTCGCAAGTGCGCACCGTGCTGATCGATCATTGCATCGATTGTCACGGGGGTGCCGAGGTGGAAAGCGGTCTCGATCTGGCGACTCGCAAAGGTCTGCTGCGTGGTGGTTCGCATGGCCCCGCCATCGTTTCGGGGAAGAGTGACGACAGCAATCTCGTTCGTCTCATCGCTCATAAAGAAGAGCCGAAAATGCCCGAAGGGGGCGAGCGATTGCCCGATGTGGCGATCGCGGCTGTGAGCAAGTGGATCGATCTCGGCGCGCCGTATGACAAACCGCTCGTCGATAACCCGCGCGATCCCGATTCCTGGACCACCACCGTGGTCGACGCCAAGTCGCGCGAGTTTTGGTCGTTTCAGCCACTGCAGGCGACAGCGCCTCCCGCAGTGAAGAACGGATCGTGGCCGCAAGGTCCGATCGATCAATTCGTACTCGCTAAGCTGGAGGAAAAGAATCTCGCGCCGGCAGCTAAGGCTGATCGTCGCACCCTGATTCGCCGCGCGTATTTCGATCTCATTGGCCTTCCCCCTTCGCCTGAAGAGGTTGAGGCTTTTGCCCAAGACGCGTCGCCTGACGCGTTTGAAAAAGTGATCAACAAACTGCTCGACAACCCACACTACGGCGAGCGCTGGGGACGACATTGGCTCGATGTTGCACGGTTCGCCGAGAGTCATGGATTCGAACAAGACTACGACCGTCCTTACGCCTATCACTATCGCGATTTTGTCATTAAAGCACTCGCGATGGATATGCCGTTCGATCAGTTCGTCCGCTGGCAGCTTGCAGGGGATGAACTAGCGCCGCAAGATCCGCTCGCGATGATGGCAACAGGCTTCCTGGGCGCTGGTGTGTTTCCGACGCAGATCACCGCTAACGAAGTCGAACGTACGCGCTACGACTCACTCGACGACATGGCTTCTACCACAACCTCGGCCATGCTCGGCTTGTCGGTCGGCTGTGCTCGCTGCCACGACCACAAGTTCGACCCGATTCCGCAAGCCGACTACTACCGCATGGCGGCGATTTTCACGACCACGGTGCGGAGCAATCTCGACCTCGATCTCGACCCTGCAGGTTACCAAAAGAAGCTCGAAAGCTTTACGAAGGAGCATCAGCCGCTGGCCGATGCGCTTGCGAAGTACGAGTCCGAAGTCCTCAAAAAGCAAGCTGCTACTTGGCTCGACTCGACCGCTGCCGCCGAGCTGCGCAGTAGTACTCCCTGGCAAGTCGCGAAGATCGAAAAAATCGAGTCGAGCGGCAAGTCGACGTTCACTGTGCAGCCCGATGATTCAGTACTCGCTAGCGGCACGAATGCCGACTTTGATACCTATACCTTTGAAGTGGCTCTGCCGAAGTTTGCGGTGCGAGCGATTCGTCTCGAAGCCATGGCCGATGCTTCGCTTCCTCATCAAGGACCGGGTCGCGCCGAGAATGGAAACTTTGCACTCACCGATCTCTCGGTCGTGCATCGATCAGCAGCGAAGGGGGAGGCTGCTCAGCTGAAGTTGCTCGATCCTAAATTCACGTTCGAGCAGCCAGGGCTATCGGCCAGATTCACCATCGATAGCGATGCTCGATCGGGGTGGGCAGTCGATCCGCAGTTTGGTCGCAATCATGTGCTGGTCTATCCTTTGGCTGATGCACTCCCCATCGCTGAAGGCAAATTGCAGTTCACTCTGAAGTTCGAGAACAACAAGAAGCATCAGATCGGTCGCCTCCGAATTTCACTCAGCGGTAACGATCCGCAAACGCTCGATGCCGCTACGGGTGAAGGGCTACCTGCGGATCTCATCAACGCCCTCGCAACGCCTGCCGACAAACGTACGGAGCGAGATCTTGCCGCAGCTGTTCAGTGGCTGAAGCGCGACGATGTGCAGTGGAAACTGCTCGCCGATGTGGTAGCCCAGCATGACAAGAAGCGCCCGCAGCCCCATCTCGCGAAGGTGATGGTTTGCAGCGAAGGTGTGACGCCGATTCGTCACCACACTCAAGGGGCCGACTTCTTCACCGAAACGTTCTTCTTGAAGCGCGGTGACTGCGATCAAAAAATGGGCGTAGCTCAGCCCGGCTATCTGCAAGTCCTCACGCGCGCTAGTGGCGGCGAAGCCCACTGGGCGATCACTCCACCCGCAGGGGCTCGAACGAGCCATCGTCGAGCAGCACTCGCGGCCTGGATCACTGATACAGAAGCTGGTGCCGGTCATCTTTTGGCGCGTGTGATTGCGAATCGACTCTGGCATCATCACTTTGGTCGTGGGATTGTCTCCACACCCAATGATTTTGGGGTGCAAGGTGTGAAGCCAACGCATCCCGAACTGCTCGACTACTTGGCGCTGGATTTGATGAAAAACGGTTGGCGACTCAAGTCGCTCCATCGCGCAATTATGCTCTCGGCGACTTATCAGCAGGGGAGTGCGTGGAACGAAGAAGCGGCGAAGATCGACCCCGAGAACAATCTCCGTTGGCGCTGGAATCCGCGTCGCATGGAAGCAGAAATCGTTCGCGACAACATTCTCGCGGCTGGTGGGCTGCTCGATAGCACGATGTTTGGCCCAGGCTCGCTCGACGACAATCATCAGCGGCGCAGCATCTACTTTACAATCAAGCGGAGTCGGCTGATTCCGATGATGCAGCTGTTCGATCAACCCGAGCCGCTGGTGAGCGTCGGTGGACGTCCGAGCACCACCGTCGCGCCGCAAGCGCTCGCACTGCTCAATAGCACGATTGTTCGAAAATCGGCCGTCTCGCTCGGAAAACAGCTCAGCACGCTAGAAGACCAGTCGTGGGAGTCGCTCGTAGATCGAGGCTATTTGCTCACAGTCAGTCGCTTGCCCGACGCGAGTGAACGAGCGGCCACGGCAGAATTTTTGGCTGCTCAAACGAAGTCGTATGAAGCAGCTGGTAAGTCGAATGCTCGCGAGCTTGCACTGGCCGATTTTGCGCAGGTACTGATGGGCCTCAGTGAGTTTGTGTACATCCCGTAG
- a CDS encoding DUF1501 domain-containing protein — protein MFHGPLHRRDLLTRAGGGAGLLALASLLADEGHLSLAADAASDPKLNPLAKKEPHFPTKAKSVIWLFMNGGPSQVDTWDYKPELEKRDGQKLENFDSNTGFFTGQVGPVMKSPYKFKQHGQCGAWASEIFPKMAEHVDDMAFLYSCHTGSNNHSPALFMMNTGTTRMGFPCVGSWVTYGLGSESQNLPSFVAMTDPLGRGLPKGYSQNWGAGFLPSVYQGTWLKPSGDPIDNLFRPKEMQEAQQRSQLDLLAKLNKHALEKAPMEQELAARIESFELAYRMQQAAPEAIAIDNEPEHIQKMYGIDDKRCSHFARQCLMARRMVERGVRFVQIYSGGMENERSWDGHQNIVANHSQFAGETDTPIGALLTDLKQRGLLDSTLVIWGGEFGRLPIVQTGGTGRDHNPHAFTVWMAGGGVKGGTLYGKTDELGHKAVEDRVHVNDLHATILHLMGLDHTKLTFRLNGRDFRLTDVAGNVVKKILA, from the coding sequence ATGTTTCACGGACCACTTCATCGGCGTGATCTTCTGACTCGAGCTGGTGGCGGAGCAGGTTTGCTCGCGCTCGCCTCGCTGCTGGCCGATGAAGGTCATCTATCGCTCGCTGCCGATGCGGCGAGTGATCCAAAGCTCAATCCACTGGCAAAGAAAGAACCACACTTCCCCACCAAAGCCAAGAGTGTGATTTGGCTGTTCATGAACGGTGGCCCAAGCCAGGTCGATACGTGGGACTATAAGCCCGAACTCGAAAAGCGAGACGGTCAAAAACTCGAAAACTTCGATAGTAACACCGGGTTCTTCACAGGGCAGGTTGGTCCTGTGATGAAGTCTCCTTACAAATTCAAGCAGCATGGTCAGTGCGGCGCTTGGGCGAGCGAAATCTTTCCGAAGATGGCCGAGCATGTCGACGACATGGCGTTCCTGTACAGCTGCCATACGGGATCGAATAACCATAGCCCCGCGCTATTCATGATGAACACGGGCACCACGCGCATGGGGTTCCCTTGCGTCGGTTCTTGGGTCACTTATGGGCTTGGTAGCGAGAGCCAAAATCTTCCTTCGTTCGTAGCGATGACCGATCCACTAGGTCGTGGTCTGCCGAAGGGGTATTCGCAAAACTGGGGCGCGGGATTCTTGCCGAGTGTGTATCAGGGAACGTGGCTCAAACCGAGTGGCGACCCGATCGACAATCTCTTTCGCCCAAAAGAAATGCAGGAAGCTCAGCAGCGGTCGCAGCTCGATTTGCTGGCGAAACTCAATAAGCACGCCCTCGAAAAGGCGCCCATGGAACAAGAGCTCGCCGCGCGGATCGAAAGTTTTGAACTCGCCTATCGGATGCAGCAAGCAGCTCCCGAAGCAATCGCCATCGACAACGAGCCCGAGCATATCCAAAAGATGTATGGGATCGACGATAAGCGGTGCAGTCACTTCGCGCGTCAATGCTTGATGGCGCGTCGCATGGTCGAACGAGGTGTTCGATTCGTTCAGATTTATAGCGGTGGGATGGAGAACGAACGTTCGTGGGATGGTCACCAAAACATCGTAGCGAATCACTCGCAGTTTGCTGGTGAAACCGACACACCCATTGGCGCACTTCTCACCGACCTGAAGCAACGGGGGCTGCTCGACAGCACGCTGGTGATTTGGGGTGGCGAATTTGGACGACTACCGATCGTACAAACCGGCGGCACAGGCCGCGATCATAATCCCCATGCCTTCACCGTTTGGATGGCAGGTGGCGGTGTGAAAGGTGGCACACTCTATGGCAAGACCGATGAACTCGGGCACAAAGCGGTGGAAGATCGTGTGCATGTAAACGATCTGCACGCCACGATCCTGCACCTGATGGGACTCGACCACACGAAGCTGACGTTCCGCCTCAACGGTCGCGACTTCCGCTTGACCGATGTGGCTGGCAATGTGGTGAAAAAGATTTTGGCTTAG
- a CDS encoding HRDC domain-containing protein translates to MRYEHISSDQHLRDYCQVLASAEIIAFDTEFVSEDSYQPELCLIQVAADGNLAIIDPLEVQDLSPFWNLLTEPGRETLVHAGREEFRFCFKGAGRRPHKWFDVQIAAGLIGMEFPASYGTLAQRLIGKSLPKDETRTDWRRRPLSQRQLEYALLDVLDLEQIRDVLVGKLEKLGRLSWLDTELAAWQDQIEEAETGERWRRLGGTAGMNARTLAVVRELWTWRDGEAQRRNSPARRILRDDLLLELAKRQTADPKRIRAVRGMERGDILRYMPKITACVERAMALRDDQLPGTERRSARPQLNLLGQFLSTALGSICRRSSVAASLVGTAQDVRDLIAYRLKLGGFAPGEVPTLAQGWRAEVVGQVIDDLISGELGLYIRDPLDEEPLAFEPRTDRKQP, encoded by the coding sequence GTGCGTTACGAGCATATCAGTTCCGACCAGCACCTCCGCGACTATTGTCAGGTCCTCGCGTCCGCTGAAATCATCGCTTTCGATACCGAGTTCGTCTCGGAAGATAGCTATCAGCCCGAGCTTTGCCTGATTCAAGTGGCGGCTGACGGCAACCTCGCGATCATCGATCCGCTGGAGGTTCAGGATCTCTCCCCCTTTTGGAACCTGCTGACCGAACCGGGACGCGAAACGCTGGTCCATGCCGGTCGCGAAGAGTTCCGTTTTTGCTTCAAGGGAGCGGGGCGGAGACCTCATAAATGGTTCGACGTCCAGATTGCCGCCGGGCTGATTGGTATGGAGTTTCCCGCTTCATACGGCACCCTCGCTCAGCGGCTGATCGGCAAGAGTCTTCCCAAGGACGAAACGCGGACCGACTGGCGACGCCGACCGCTGTCGCAGCGTCAACTGGAATATGCCCTGCTTGATGTCTTGGACCTCGAGCAGATTCGTGATGTCCTCGTTGGTAAGCTCGAAAAGCTTGGCCGACTTTCGTGGCTCGATACGGAACTCGCCGCGTGGCAAGATCAGATCGAAGAAGCGGAAACTGGCGAACGATGGCGTCGACTCGGCGGCACAGCTGGCATGAACGCCCGCACTTTAGCTGTTGTTCGTGAACTTTGGACCTGGAGAGATGGTGAGGCGCAGCGGCGCAACTCCCCCGCTCGTCGCATTCTTCGGGACGATCTGCTGCTTGAGCTCGCGAAACGTCAAACAGCCGACCCGAAGCGAATTCGTGCCGTGCGTGGCATGGAGCGTGGCGACATCTTGCGTTACATGCCGAAGATCACCGCCTGTGTCGAACGGGCGATGGCGCTGCGCGACGATCAACTCCCTGGCACCGAACGGCGTTCAGCGCGGCCGCAGCTGAACTTGTTGGGGCAGTTCCTAAGCACTGCGCTGGGGAGCATTTGTCGCCGCTCGTCGGTGGCAGCTTCACTCGTAGGAACCGCGCAGGATGTACGCGATCTCATTGCTTACCGCTTGAAGCTTGGCGGTTTTGCTCCTGGCGAAGTCCCTACACTCGCTCAAGGTTGGCGTGCCGAAGTGGTGGGGCAAGTGATCGACGATCTGATCTCGGGCGAGCTTGGACTCTACATTCGTGATCCACTCGACGAAGAGCCGCTCGCTTTCGAACCACGCACCGATCGCAAGCAACCGTAA
- a CDS encoding BtpA/SgcQ family protein has product MPLPFASDAPLPVIAMLHLPPLPGSPRSALSISAITEHVCREAEMLTALGAAGLMLENFGDMPLPATQVSPATVAQMSRIAAAVRMASSLPLGINVLRNDSLAAMAIASAVGASFIRVNILVGARLTDQGIIAGRADELLRLRKSLGAEEIQIWADVNVKHSWPLAPVSLEEETENTIRRGLADALIVTGRGTGYETDPHELQAVISAAAGTPVLVGSGVTADSLANFQGASGAIVGSWIKHQGDARSPIDPERVRRLMQASRNSK; this is encoded by the coding sequence ATGCCACTCCCCTTCGCGAGCGATGCTCCGCTCCCAGTCATCGCGATGCTGCATCTGCCGCCACTGCCAGGTTCCCCTCGAAGTGCCCTGTCGATCTCTGCAATTACCGAGCACGTTTGCCGTGAAGCCGAAATGCTGACGGCACTCGGAGCCGCTGGTTTGATGCTCGAAAACTTTGGCGATATGCCGCTGCCAGCCACGCAAGTCAGTCCAGCCACCGTGGCCCAAATGAGTCGCATTGCAGCGGCCGTGCGCATGGCAAGTTCGTTGCCGCTGGGAATCAATGTCCTCCGCAACGACTCCTTAGCGGCAATGGCGATTGCGTCGGCTGTCGGCGCCAGCTTCATTCGAGTGAACATTCTGGTAGGTGCCCGGCTGACCGATCAGGGGATCATTGCCGGTCGTGCCGACGAACTTCTCCGCCTTCGAAAGTCGCTCGGCGCTGAAGAAATCCAGATTTGGGCCGACGTGAACGTCAAGCATTCGTGGCCACTGGCGCCGGTTTCACTCGAAGAGGAGACCGAAAATACGATTCGTCGCGGCCTTGCCGACGCACTGATTGTGACCGGCCGTGGGACTGGCTACGAAACCGACCCGCATGAACTTCAGGCAGTAATTTCCGCAGCCGCAGGCACCCCCGTGCTGGTCGGAAGCGGAGTTACGGCCGACTCGCTGGCGAATTTTCAAGGTGCCAGTGGAGCGATTGTCGGATCGTGGATCAAACATCAGGGAGATGCCCGGAGTCCGATCGACCCCGAGCGTGTTCGGAGGTTGATGCAGGCGAGCCGGAACTCGAAATAA